In the Natronobacterium texcoconense genome, one interval contains:
- a CDS encoding PD-(D/E)XK nuclease family protein, whose protein sequence is MSPTVPLEGSCKLRERPAFDPLEDVAREYAALADEYGPRNVLVLKRHPAGLESVRERLAAVDSTNGTPRSPRIESVPEHASKVIEEYDPTLDRLEYEERIELISLVIDGASRDVPDYLERAARHESFARDVGRLLLEATRQRRRLEDGTDVHDCLEFLYAMNDRFHEEIESRGYVERADVIPRAVDLLEDDADGLRTRVTESFDAVLALEFEEYRALDRRYLGALSADARLVCLGERHASVERTRVEPGRIEDVVGDGLEVELLDGDADSRTGPPHRDIVRFLATGDPPKTGGDSSAESENHTGRAHRIRSRTAREQVRAVATEIQSLSGRDDWTYDEFAVAVPSIERVPDTRRRLREAGVPTATIGTPSLAEDPAVNELYAFVALQCERDRTSTADAAEDEFAREDALERLRARVEDFSPDLLAACDDSSVVRGLREWILRTNLKGRIAADEDWVDAREQYEGVRRVLEIADFVEETDLVGPDWQGLRRMLERTIRYDAPYVHAVETQPPTGGVTVCAVDGLKYDAYEVVFLLDLIDDAYPGEQFLTQLFPDAWLREMPSYPAVTDPSPETVAETFATVDSPEEVGDAFETYHAQRSRRRLALGARAARSRLYCCSYERGSGGLRRTYDESRYLQLIASTPGLALEDADTRDEAAIHGETNALEAVLDQPHGELERVLREASTGGEADLADTEELFEEIAVVLSDGDVDDELAEAVRSQFEFAAGEVMRND, encoded by the coding sequence TCGAGTCGGTCCGCGAGCGACTGGCCGCCGTCGACTCGACGAACGGCACGCCGCGCTCTCCCCGGATCGAGTCGGTCCCCGAACACGCCTCGAAAGTTATCGAGGAGTACGATCCGACGCTGGATCGCCTCGAGTACGAAGAACGTATCGAACTCATCTCGCTCGTGATCGACGGCGCGAGCCGTGACGTCCCCGACTACCTCGAGCGGGCGGCCCGCCACGAGAGCTTCGCCCGCGACGTGGGACGACTGCTGCTCGAGGCGACCCGCCAGCGTCGCCGACTCGAGGACGGAACGGACGTCCACGACTGCCTCGAGTTCCTCTACGCGATGAACGACCGGTTCCACGAAGAAATCGAGTCCCGCGGCTACGTCGAGCGAGCCGACGTGATCCCGCGAGCCGTCGACTTGCTCGAGGACGACGCCGACGGGCTTCGAACGCGAGTGACCGAATCGTTCGACGCCGTGCTCGCCCTCGAGTTCGAGGAGTACCGGGCCCTCGACAGACGCTACCTCGGCGCACTCTCGGCCGACGCACGGCTGGTCTGTCTCGGGGAGCGCCACGCCAGCGTCGAGCGAACCCGCGTCGAACCCGGCCGAATCGAGGACGTCGTCGGCGACGGACTCGAGGTCGAACTACTCGACGGGGACGCCGACTCGAGGACCGGCCCGCCACACCGCGATATCGTCCGATTTCTCGCGACTGGGGATCCGCCGAAGACCGGCGGCGACTCGAGTGCGGAAAGCGAGAACCACACAGGACGAGCCCACCGCATCCGTTCCCGGACCGCACGTGAGCAGGTTCGGGCGGTCGCCACCGAAATCCAGTCGCTGTCCGGGCGAGACGACTGGACGTACGACGAGTTCGCCGTCGCCGTCCCCTCGATCGAACGGGTTCCGGACACCCGACGACGGCTCCGCGAGGCGGGCGTGCCGACGGCGACCATCGGAACCCCGTCGCTCGCGGAGGATCCGGCGGTCAACGAACTCTACGCGTTCGTCGCGCTCCAGTGCGAGCGGGATCGGACGTCGACAGCGGACGCCGCTGAGGACGAATTCGCGCGCGAAGACGCCCTCGAGCGCCTCCGCGCCCGCGTCGAGGATTTTTCGCCCGATCTGCTCGCAGCGTGTGACGACTCGAGTGTCGTCCGCGGGCTCCGAGAGTGGATTCTGCGGACGAACCTGAAAGGCCGCATCGCGGCCGACGAGGACTGGGTCGACGCCCGCGAGCAGTACGAGGGCGTCCGTCGCGTCCTCGAGATCGCCGACTTCGTCGAGGAGACGGACCTCGTCGGCCCGGACTGGCAGGGACTTCGACGGATGTTAGAGCGGACGATCCGGTACGACGCGCCGTACGTCCACGCCGTCGAGACCCAGCCGCCGACCGGCGGCGTCACGGTCTGTGCCGTCGACGGCCTCAAGTACGACGCCTACGAGGTCGTCTTCCTGCTGGACCTGATCGACGACGCGTATCCCGGCGAGCAGTTTCTCACGCAACTGTTCCCCGACGCGTGGCTCCGCGAGATGCCGTCGTATCCGGCCGTCACGGATCCCTCGCCCGAGACGGTCGCGGAGACGTTCGCGACGGTCGACAGCCCGGAGGAAGTCGGCGACGCCTTCGAGACCTATCACGCCCAGCGGTCGCGGCGACGGCTCGCGCTCGGTGCCCGCGCCGCACGGAGTCGCCTCTACTGCTGTTCCTACGAGCGAGGTTCCGGCGGACTGCGCCGCACCTACGACGAATCCCGCTACCTCCAGCTAATCGCATCGACGCCCGGACTCGCCCTCGAGGACGCCGACACCCGCGACGAGGCAGCGATCCACGGCGAGACGAACGCACTCGAGGCCGTCCTCGACCAGCCACACGGCGAACTCGAGCGGGTCCTCCGGGAGGCGAGTACGGGCGGCGAAGCCGACCTCGCGGACACAGAAGAACTGTTCGAGGAGATTGCCGTCGTCCTGTCGGACGGAGACGTCGACGACGAACTCGCCGAAGCGGTGCGTTCGCAGTTCGAGTTCGCGGCGGGCGAGGTGATGCGGAATGACTGA
- a CDS encoding PD-(D/E)XK nuclease family protein, which produces MTDGSDALSVEALRSYLHCPRQYEFAHVHDLEGTGEDDATDDRVSLLRTAICAALETGETDRETLETVAKRRLTALWNDHDEPFHSQVQRRHERRVLEATLRAYLERAGVEHATGIEQLRRDVDGNAEPLVGPEIELSSTVSVVDSDDTVDEDVETESVTLEASVDYVYGDGSSLVGVRFVPTLWPMGYLRYRSEWEDVEDQFIDHFDPEADAFDPDPAGTLLETAVALDGLRSYADRLGLSDRTCRYVWIPLADRSETSVNWVRETVETDLEVADLTDVYVDHHTFGMTHEHRNRTVDGRLESVVDRIESNGFDPGEQWDDVVDDVCPDCEYRVCCGEYVGTEVTFDG; this is translated from the coding sequence ATGACTGACGGGTCCGACGCTCTGTCGGTCGAAGCCCTTCGGTCCTACCTCCACTGTCCCCGCCAGTACGAGTTCGCGCACGTCCACGACCTCGAGGGGACCGGCGAGGACGACGCGACCGACGACCGCGTCTCCCTGCTTCGAACGGCGATCTGTGCCGCCCTCGAGACCGGCGAAACTGACCGGGAGACACTCGAGACGGTCGCAAAACGGCGGTTGACGGCGCTGTGGAACGACCACGACGAACCGTTTCACTCGCAGGTCCAGCGACGCCACGAACGGCGCGTTCTCGAGGCGACGCTCCGGGCGTACCTCGAACGTGCGGGCGTCGAACACGCGACCGGAATCGAGCAACTGCGACGAGACGTCGACGGGAACGCTGAACCACTCGTCGGGCCGGAAATCGAACTCTCGAGTACGGTCTCGGTCGTCGACTCCGACGACACGGTGGACGAAGACGTCGAAACCGAATCGGTGACCCTCGAGGCAAGCGTCGACTACGTCTACGGCGACGGCTCGTCGCTCGTCGGCGTCCGGTTCGTCCCCACGCTCTGGCCGATGGGCTATCTCCGATACCGATCCGAGTGGGAGGACGTCGAGGACCAGTTTATCGATCACTTCGACCCCGAGGCCGACGCGTTCGACCCCGATCCAGCAGGAACGTTGCTCGAGACCGCCGTCGCCCTCGACGGCCTCCGGAGCTACGCCGACCGACTCGGCCTGTCCGACCGAACCTGCCGGTACGTCTGGATTCCGCTCGCCGACCGCTCGGAGACGTCGGTCAACTGGGTGCGAGAAACCGTCGAGACGGACCTCGAGGTCGCAGATCTCACCGACGTCTACGTCGACCACCACACGTTCGGGATGACTCACGAACACCGCAACCGGACCGTCGACGGGCGACTCGAGTCGGTCGTCGACCGGATCGAGTCGAACGGCTTCGATCCGGGCGAGCAGTGGGACGACGTCGTCGACGACGTCTGTCCCGACTGCGAGTACCGGGTCTGCTGTGGCGAGTACGTCGGCACGGAGGTGACGTTCGATGGGTGA
- a CDS encoding UvrD-helicase domain-containing protein, translating into MGEPERESANDALEPRGNQDAVIESTAACTSVDAGAGTGKTTTMLMRIEHAIESGGVDPDDVLVLTFANEAAGSIRDAVADRLDPEIAASIDVYTYHSFCHRLVREYAYYLGYSPEFDVVTDRKRRRIVARLLAENDYGFAAATGDGSPAELTGAVDGFIQEMSQEDVSPGELQDALPDVRTLELLTEFVLWLDRRANEELSFDAEALRYFNTEDHLGTATESLVDYGKLIQYCREKIADSSAFGDGEVVRDVDRYLGVLQDCVTGTIETLTLDQRETKQLPRALFCNQIRREATDRIEQSPFGRLKHYVEFLRLARHYADVYADYHDALENQGALDFDELVRKATRLLEDEAIAPEITDRWEQVYCDEFQDTDETQFALLTELTDGPDRPSLFAIGDKDQAIYGWRGTDRRGLDRLESVYDDHDAVELGLNFRSRQEILDLTNRCEYGPQSSKTLREADRTPGEYGDYDDYERADGETGLESPPDHVVKIESAEIDRPMAEQVGTTVSRLLNGEAANVPRRRLEDVAIVVRTNRHAQAVAEALQSRRIPHEVSGSPGGDVSPGIRTVLSYLRILVDPDADAHLRRVLFYRYRLPESDLRVLQQQDGRLLDAVFDVESDRLDRSDRLERARDHLETLREYRRIYPLSGFLRRFREVTRLEWFLTNDERTEFERIERFVDAYDADSVLRTLSVDFLDALENTLEGSESERTRGTHSSDCVDVMTVHQAKGLEFDTVLVPFLSDEEWCVEADYAQRSRERLLAALLSDDVDSPLRSDLAAETVGEEWRVLHVALTRAENHLFLFGAEYDYEGEDAQLGVETADACLADAIEWSTAGRRMDLWTRLTESFETVRETYPETVADRTTELARSSGVTPGSITYYADYEDRQVEPLRTREAIETVHQLGRLLRDDALLPAADAASHANGRGEGLRIPGDRRLSTLTDDTVRFPVETLSDATELPVAIAHSYTAMETHDTCRRKHYLDHVVRAIDDPDARGEASAGDSGSRTVGTVFHDVAEEAFYREYESLEEWREAATRQLTARGLTDHREDVLACVDRYFEATADGFARPVVDWDQLAAELPFSLEDADGVTGNVIGYVDSVRRTPDGELVVLDYKATAERVEPSDAIQLVLYARACEQRFDEPVSAVGYVYVGEVDSSPRVDLFAPDSDELPEWSSVLETLAAVDDPGYLETTPGDHCRYCPHRSLGCGPDEFEKERKPVRET; encoded by the coding sequence ATGGGTGAGCCCGAACGCGAGTCGGCGAACGACGCGCTCGAGCCCCGCGGAAACCAGGACGCGGTCATCGAGAGCACGGCCGCCTGTACCTCCGTCGACGCGGGTGCCGGAACCGGCAAGACCACGACGATGCTCATGCGGATCGAGCACGCCATCGAGAGCGGCGGGGTCGACCCCGACGACGTGCTCGTCCTGACGTTCGCGAACGAGGCTGCCGGCAGCATCCGCGACGCGGTCGCCGACCGGCTCGATCCCGAAATCGCGGCGTCGATCGACGTCTACACCTATCACTCGTTCTGTCACCGGCTAGTCCGGGAGTACGCCTACTACCTCGGCTATTCGCCGGAGTTCGACGTCGTCACCGACCGGAAGCGCCGCCGAATCGTCGCTAGATTGCTCGCCGAGAACGACTACGGCTTCGCCGCGGCCACCGGCGACGGCTCGCCGGCCGAACTCACCGGCGCGGTCGACGGCTTCATTCAGGAGATGAGCCAGGAGGACGTCTCTCCCGGCGAACTACAGGACGCCCTGCCGGACGTCCGCACCCTCGAGCTACTCACCGAGTTCGTCCTCTGGCTCGACCGTCGAGCGAACGAGGAGCTTTCGTTCGACGCCGAGGCGCTCCGGTACTTCAACACCGAGGACCACCTCGGGACCGCGACGGAGTCGCTGGTCGACTACGGGAAACTGATCCAGTACTGTCGTGAGAAGATAGCGGACTCGTCGGCCTTCGGCGACGGCGAGGTCGTCCGGGACGTCGACCGCTACCTCGGGGTTCTCCAGGACTGCGTGACGGGGACGATCGAGACGCTCACGCTCGATCAGCGTGAGACGAAACAGCTCCCGCGGGCGTTGTTCTGCAACCAAATTCGGCGCGAGGCGACCGATCGGATCGAACAGAGTCCCTTCGGCCGCCTGAAACACTACGTCGAGTTCCTCCGGCTCGCGCGCCACTACGCCGACGTCTACGCGGATTACCACGACGCCCTCGAGAACCAGGGGGCGCTGGACTTCGACGAACTCGTGCGGAAGGCGACACGGCTACTCGAAGACGAGGCGATCGCCCCCGAGATCACCGACCGGTGGGAGCAGGTCTACTGCGACGAGTTCCAGGACACCGACGAGACGCAGTTTGCCCTGCTCACGGAACTGACCGACGGCCCCGACCGGCCGTCGCTGTTCGCGATCGGCGACAAGGATCAGGCGATCTACGGCTGGCGCGGGACGGATCGCAGGGGACTGGACCGACTCGAGTCCGTCTACGACGATCACGACGCGGTCGAACTCGGGCTCAACTTCCGGTCGCGCCAGGAAATTCTCGACCTGACGAATCGCTGTGAGTACGGCCCACAGTCCTCGAAGACGCTCCGGGAAGCGGACCGGACGCCGGGCGAGTACGGTGACTACGACGACTACGAGCGTGCCGACGGCGAAACGGGGCTCGAGTCGCCGCCGGATCACGTCGTCAAGATCGAGAGCGCCGAGATCGACCGACCGATGGCCGAACAGGTTGGGACGACCGTCTCCCGGCTGCTCAACGGCGAGGCCGCGAACGTTCCGCGACGGCGACTCGAGGACGTCGCGATCGTCGTCAGGACGAACCGTCACGCCCAGGCCGTCGCGGAGGCACTCCAGAGTCGCCGGATTCCCCACGAGGTGTCCGGTTCGCCCGGCGGCGACGTCTCGCCCGGCATCCGGACGGTGCTGTCGTACCTCCGGATCCTCGTCGATCCCGATGCCGACGCCCACCTCCGGCGCGTCCTCTTCTATCGGTATCGTCTCCCGGAGTCGGATCTTCGGGTGCTACAGCAACAGGACGGACGGCTGCTGGACGCCGTCTTCGACGTCGAAAGCGACAGACTGGACCGCTCGGATCGCCTCGAGCGCGCCCGCGATCACCTCGAGACGCTCCGGGAGTACCGGCGAATCTACCCGCTCTCGGGATTCCTCCGGCGGTTCCGCGAGGTGACGCGACTCGAGTGGTTCCTCACGAACGACGAGCGCACGGAGTTCGAACGGATCGAGCGGTTCGTCGACGCCTACGACGCCGACTCGGTGCTTCGAACACTCTCCGTGGACTTTCTGGACGCTCTGGAGAACACTCTCGAGGGCAGCGAAAGCGAGCGAACGCGTGGCACGCACTCGAGCGACTGTGTGGACGTGATGACGGTCCATCAGGCGAAAGGGCTGGAGTTCGACACCGTCCTCGTTCCCTTCCTCTCGGACGAGGAGTGGTGCGTCGAGGCGGACTACGCCCAGCGGAGCCGCGAACGACTGCTCGCGGCGTTGCTTTCCGACGACGTCGACTCGCCGCTGCGTTCCGACCTCGCGGCCGAGACAGTCGGCGAGGAGTGGCGCGTGCTCCACGTCGCGCTCACCCGCGCGGAGAACCACCTCTTCCTGTTCGGTGCCGAGTACGACTACGAGGGCGAGGACGCACAGCTGGGCGTCGAGACCGCTGACGCCTGCCTCGCCGACGCGATCGAGTGGTCGACGGCTGGCCGACGGATGGACCTCTGGACGAGGTTGACCGAGAGCTTCGAGACCGTACGGGAAACCTACCCAGAGACCGTCGCCGACCGAACGACGGAACTGGCTCGCTCGAGCGGCGTAACGCCCGGATCGATCACCTACTACGCCGACTACGAGGACCGGCAGGTCGAACCGCTGCGAACGCGGGAGGCCATCGAGACGGTCCACCAGTTAGGTCGATTACTGCGCGACGACGCCCTGTTGCCCGCGGCCGACGCAGCGAGCCACGCCAATGGACGCGGGGAGGGCCTTCGGATTCCGGGCGACCGACGGTTGTCGACGCTGACCGACGATACCGTCCGGTTCCCGGTCGAGACGCTCTCGGACGCGACCGAACTTCCGGTCGCGATCGCTCACAGCTACACCGCGATGGAGACTCACGACACGTGTCGGCGAAAGCACTACCTCGATCACGTCGTCCGGGCGATCGACGATCCGGACGCTCGAGGCGAGGCGTCGGCCGGCGACAGCGGCTCGCGGACCGTCGGTACCGTCTTCCACGACGTCGCAGAAGAGGCGTTCTACCGCGAGTACGAGAGCCTCGAGGAGTGGCGCGAGGCGGCGACCCGGCAGCTGACCGCTCGAGGGCTGACCGACCACCGCGAGGACGTACTGGCCTGCGTCGATCGCTACTTCGAGGCCACAGCGGACGGTTTCGCTCGTCCAGTCGTCGACTGGGACCAACTCGCGGCCGAACTGCCGTTCTCGCTCGAGGATGCTGACGGCGTCACTGGAAACGTGATCGGCTACGTCGACTCGGTTCGTCGGACGCCCGACGGCGAACTCGTCGTACTCGACTACAAGGCGACCGCCGAGCGTGTCGAGCCGTCCGATGCCATCCAACTCGTGCTGTACGCCCGCGCCTGCGAACAACGGTTCGACGAGCCCGTGTCCGCCGTCGGCTACGTCTACGTTGGCGAGGTCGACTCGAGTCCGCGGGTCGACCTGTTCGCTCCCGACTCCGACGAACTGCCGGAGTGGTCGTCGGTGCTCGAGACGCTCGCGGCCGTCGACGATCCGGGCTACCTCGAGACGACGCCGGGCGATCACTGTCGGTACTGTCCGCATCGGTCGCTTGGCTGTGGGCCGGACGAGTTCGAAAAGGAGCGGAAGCCGGTCAGAGAGACATGA
- a CDS encoding EamA family transporter codes for MRRYLVFALVAFAAYSLVAPLLKVAMETIPSTTAVFISNSIMFVLLGAILVYRGTSPTTYLSHPKTRYILAWGILLAIGILAYYRALELGPVSVVVPIYGLFIAVSSVIGIVAFDENVTARKGLSIFFAVLAVVLMSL; via the coding sequence ATGAGACGCTACCTCGTGTTCGCGCTCGTGGCGTTCGCCGCGTACAGCCTCGTCGCACCACTGCTGAAGGTCGCGATGGAGACGATCCCCAGTACGACGGCCGTCTTCATCTCGAACTCGATCATGTTCGTCCTGCTGGGTGCAATTCTGGTCTATCGGGGCACTTCCCCGACGACGTACCTCTCGCATCCGAAAACGCGGTACATTCTTGCCTGGGGAATTCTGCTCGCCATCGGCATCCTGGCGTACTACCGCGCGCTCGAGCTCGGCCCCGTCAGCGTCGTCGTCCCGATCTACGGCCTCTTTATCGCCGTCAGTTCCGTCATCGGGATCGTCGCGTTCGACGAAAACGTGACGGCTCGAAAGGGATTGAGCATCTTCTTCGCCGTGCTCGCGGTCGTCCTCATGTCTCTCTGA
- a CDS encoding EamA family transporter — translation MDYLLWVLVALLAYAVVAPVMSIVTREVPPTPGLFLATAVFLVIATGVMLATGTADPSYAFTREAVYVYVAGVFLTVGILSYTAALEAGPVSIVVPIFGMFIVGSSVLGILFLDESLTATRAAGIGCAVLAIWFSTGDGE, via the coding sequence ATGGACTATCTGCTGTGGGTACTGGTTGCACTTCTCGCGTACGCGGTTGTTGCGCCAGTGATGAGCATCGTTACGAGAGAGGTGCCACCTACGCCGGGACTCTTTCTTGCGACGGCGGTCTTTCTCGTCATCGCGACGGGCGTCATGCTGGCCACGGGAACTGCCGATCCCAGCTACGCGTTCACGCGAGAGGCCGTCTACGTCTACGTCGCCGGCGTCTTCCTCACGGTCGGCATCCTCTCCTACACCGCCGCTCTCGAGGCGGGACCGGTAAGCATCGTCGTCCCCATCTTCGGGATGTTCATCGTCGGGAGTTCGGTGCTCGGCATCCTCTTTCTCGACGAATCGCTGACCGCGACGCGGGCAGCAGGCATCGGCTGTGCAGTGCTCGCAATCTGGTTCAGCACGGGTGATGGTGAATGA
- a CDS encoding 8-oxo-dGTP diphosphatase produces the protein MIEATLCFPLRGHDDAIDGDTTVDVLLIEKRRGLGEGWYNGPGGKLEDGETPRECAVRETREEVGLEIDPESLEKAGELTFLLDGEVHIVCHVYRTEEFSGEPTPSEEARPEWFAVEDVPYDQMWEDDRLWLPGVLDGKTVVGEFSFEGGEPLDEAEFTGHDLEWDVAFDSAEE, from the coding sequence ATGATCGAGGCGACGCTGTGTTTCCCGCTTCGGGGGCACGACGATGCGATCGACGGCGATACCACTGTCGACGTCCTCCTGATCGAGAAACGCCGCGGACTCGGCGAGGGCTGGTACAACGGTCCCGGCGGCAAACTCGAGGACGGCGAGACGCCCCGCGAGTGTGCGGTCCGCGAGACTCGCGAGGAGGTCGGCCTCGAGATTGATCCCGAGAGCCTCGAGAAGGCCGGCGAACTCACGTTCCTGCTGGACGGTGAGGTCCACATCGTCTGTCACGTCTACCGGACCGAGGAGTTCTCGGGGGAGCCGACGCCTTCGGAGGAAGCCCGGCCGGAATGGTTTGCAGTCGAGGACGTCCCCTACGACCAGATGTGGGAGGACGATCGGCTGTGGCTGCCAGGGGTTCTGGACGGAAAGACGGTCGTCGGCGAATTCTCGTTCGAGGGCGGTGAACCGCTGGACGAGGCCGAGTTTACCGGCCACGACCTCGAGTGGGACGTCGCGTTCGACTCCGCGGAGGAGTAG
- a CDS encoding quinone oxidoreductase family protein, producing the protein MRAIEVTEYGDSDRLEVIEAKKPEPDAGEVRIDVEAAGINFADVMQRRGHYPGGPDAPYVPGMEAAGTIDATGDGVGLDEGDRVVAMLNTGGYAEYATANAQMLFPIPDGMSFEEAAGFPVQFLTAHSCLFEWGELEEDETVLIQAAAGGVGTAAVQLASNAGAEVFGTASTEEKLELAADLGCDHPINYTETDFREVVDDETDGEGVDLVLESVGDDVFDRSLDAMKHFGRMVTFGVASGVPASAENQRLLFENKTVKGFHLGQASYHDPSKIMKAVPELTEGLTSGDLEVILGKEFDLEDAADAHQYIEDRKSSGKIVLKP; encoded by the coding sequence ATGCGAGCTATCGAGGTTACGGAGTACGGCGACAGCGATCGTCTCGAGGTAATCGAGGCCAAGAAACCCGAACCCGACGCGGGCGAAGTCCGAATCGACGTCGAAGCGGCAGGAATCAATTTTGCAGACGTGATGCAGCGTCGCGGTCATTATCCCGGTGGTCCAGACGCACCCTACGTCCCTGGCATGGAAGCTGCGGGAACGATCGACGCGACCGGCGACGGCGTCGGCCTAGACGAAGGCGACCGCGTCGTCGCAATGCTCAACACCGGTGGCTACGCCGAGTACGCTACCGCGAACGCCCAGATGCTGTTCCCCATCCCCGACGGGATGAGCTTCGAGGAAGCCGCCGGCTTCCCCGTCCAGTTCCTCACCGCCCACTCCTGTCTGTTCGAGTGGGGCGAACTCGAGGAAGACGAGACCGTCCTCATCCAGGCCGCTGCAGGAGGGGTCGGGACGGCCGCCGTCCAGCTTGCCTCGAACGCCGGCGCGGAAGTGTTCGGCACCGCGAGCACCGAGGAGAAACTCGAGCTCGCGGCCGACCTGGGCTGTGATCATCCGATCAACTACACCGAGACGGACTTCCGCGAAGTCGTCGACGACGAGACCGACGGCGAAGGCGTCGACCTCGTCTTAGAGAGCGTCGGCGACGACGTCTTCGACCGCAGTCTCGACGCCATGAAACACTTCGGCCGAATGGTCACCTTCGGCGTTGCAAGCGGCGTTCCCGCCTCGGCCGAGAACCAGCGCCTGCTGTTCGAGAACAAGACTGTCAAGGGATTCCACCTCGGGCAGGCCTCCTACCACGATCCGAGCAAGATCATGAAGGCCGTTCCCGAACTCACCGAGGGGCTGACCAGCGGCGACCTCGAGGTCATTCTCGGGAAAGAGTTCGACCTCGAGGACGCGGCCGACGCCCACCAGTATATCGAGGATCGCAAGAGCTCCGGAAAAATCGTCCTGAAGCCCTGA
- the proS gene encoding proline--tRNA ligase, whose product MSDESQELGITESKSHKPGEWYAEVVQKAGIADYAPMGGFIVTKPRGYALWESIQDALDGWFKETGVDNVYFPMFIPESFLEREKDIVEGFDPEVAWVTQGGHDELEERLAVRPTSESIIAPFMADWTRSHRDLPLRLNQWCSVVRWEATETKPFFRTKEFMWQEGHTAHATDEGAWEEVWTRLDQYERVYEDVLAIPVLRGKKPEHDKFPGADTTTTVEALMPDGKSVQGATSHNLGQSFAEAFDITYVDEDEEEQTAYTTSWGLSWRALGALIMTHSDDQGLVLPPTVAPTQVVIVPIWQEDTKEDVLEYSENIADDLEEAGFRVELDDRDERNPGFKFNEHELNGVPLRLEIGPYEVEDEEVTLVHRPDNEEAVEDRDGIVDAVDEHLETIYDKLYEAAEENLEENVRTADSPEEIMGTIGQHGGYVKVPWCGDQACEEAIKEKVAAEIVMQPLEEQGGTTAGVPKAPEEDDAECAVCGDAADELAYFAKSY is encoded by the coding sequence ATGAGCGACGAGAGCCAGGAACTCGGTATCACCGAGTCGAAATCGCACAAACCCGGCGAGTGGTACGCCGAAGTGGTCCAGAAGGCCGGAATCGCGGACTACGCGCCGATGGGCGGCTTCATCGTCACGAAGCCGCGCGGCTACGCACTGTGGGAATCCATTCAGGATGCGCTCGACGGCTGGTTCAAGGAAACCGGCGTCGACAACGTCTACTTCCCGATGTTCATCCCAGAGAGTTTCCTCGAGCGCGAGAAGGACATCGTCGAAGGGTTCGACCCCGAGGTCGCGTGGGTCACCCAGGGCGGTCACGACGAACTCGAGGAGCGACTCGCAGTCCGTCCGACCAGCGAGTCCATCATCGCGCCCTTCATGGCCGACTGGACCCGCAGCCACCGCGACCTGCCCCTTCGCCTGAATCAGTGGTGTTCCGTGGTACGGTGGGAGGCGACCGAGACGAAGCCGTTCTTCCGCACGAAGGAGTTCATGTGGCAGGAGGGCCACACCGCCCACGCTACGGACGAGGGCGCGTGGGAAGAGGTCTGGACCCGACTCGACCAGTACGAACGCGTCTACGAGGACGTGCTCGCAATTCCGGTGCTGCGGGGCAAGAAGCCGGAACACGACAAGTTCCCCGGCGCGGACACCACGACCACGGTGGAGGCGCTGATGCCCGACGGCAAGTCCGTCCAGGGTGCGACCAGCCACAACCTCGGTCAGAGCTTCGCCGAGGCGTTCGACATCACCTACGTCGACGAAGACGAGGAGGAGCAAACGGCCTACACTACCTCCTGGGGGCTGTCCTGGCGTGCACTCGGCGCGCTCATCATGACTCACTCCGACGACCAGGGGCTCGTGCTCCCGCCGACGGTCGCTCCCACCCAGGTCGTCATCGTCCCCATCTGGCAGGAAGACACCAAAGAGGACGTCCTCGAGTACTCCGAGAACATCGCCGACGACCTCGAGGAGGCCGGCTTCCGCGTCGAACTCGACGACCGCGACGAGCGCAACCCCGGCTTCAAGTTCAACGAACACGAGCTGAACGGCGTCCCCCTCCGTCTTGAGATCGGTCCCTACGAGGTCGAGGACGAGGAGGTCACGCTGGTCCACCGGCCGGACAACGAGGAGGCCGTCGAGGACCGCGACGGGATCGTCGACGCCGTCGACGAACACCTCGAGACGATCTACGACAAACTCTACGAGGCCGCCGAGGAGAACTTAGAGGAGAACGTCCGAACGGCAGACAGCCCAGAGGAGATCATGGGGACGATCGGCCAGCACGGTGGCTACGTGAAGGTACCGTGGTGTGGCGATCAGGCCTGTGAAGAGGCCATCAAGGAGAAGGTCGCGGCCGAAATCGTGATGCAGCCACTCGAGGAGCAGGGCGGAACGACCGCCGGCGTCCCGAAGGCACCCGAAGAGGACGACGCGGAGTGTGCGGTCTGTGGCGACGCCGCGGACGAACTCGCGTACTTCGCGAAGAGCTACTGA